The sequence below is a genomic window from Nicotiana tomentosiformis chromosome 6, ASM39032v3, whole genome shotgun sequence.
cttctgtgttcgcggaccataaataagagtcaaatttctccgatttgggatttaaaataaatcggtgacttgggacactataaattattccaagtggcggctctgaaattaaataaataatcccatttcgattaatgtcactttaattggaaaaactcccctacccctgtccctcgggaaaaaggaggtgtgacaattgagtgttgttgcaaacaattgagaatattgtttggagtttatatctcaatttttagagtattttggtgaagattagacatgattttggttgaatttcagattgaatttcagacatgacatacattatactttcgaaattgtagtaaaattgtattttgttgtttatatatatattttttatttaaatattgtatgaaagttgaacaatatttgtataaaaattgtatttaagttgtatgatattgtagttgtatataattgggtagaaataatgtatgaaagttgtagataagttgtataatatataattagttgtattcccattttttttttactatgtataaatcagatacaaaatatacaaaagacatattgtataaaatttatataaaaattgtatttaagtggtatgatattgtagttgtatataactgggtagaaataatgtatgaaagttgtagataaattatataatatataattattatgtatatatatattatacttttattttttccATTAACTTCGACCAAATATTGTCCAAATGCCTAGTAATGTGAATGATGAAAAGCAAAATGTTATCTTTTTGATCAGTGGAAAGCACACCATTTTTCATGCTTTGATAGCTGCTTGGGGAGAAGGAGAGCCTTTTTTATGTTTTATCTGAGATGCTCAATTTTTGTCTTCCTCGTAGATCACTGAGTGGCGAGGACAACTGCTGATGAAGCATTGCAGCTTGATGTCTAAAGATTAAATGATAGAATTGGTGGTGCATTTTCGTTGAACAGATTTGAAGATATCCTCTTCTTGTTCTGCCATTGCCGAATGTATACCAGTTTAGGAATTTTAAAATATGGAATTGGGCCAATCTTGTATTATAAGAAAGAGAGAAGAGGGGGGAGgagagaaaaaaaggaaattgAAAGTATAAATAATGGATTGAGAGTCTTTTAATGtgaattgtatatattttgtaattaaAATATGTTTAGGTTGGGTAAATACCAAAACATGAACATTTTtcgtaataaggtttcaaatagtgtacAAGAATGAAAAAATCCCTAATTATTTTATAGAGAAAAATGAACTTAAATATTTATCGTGGGagacttttattattattttttatttaattaaaatataaaatataaagtaaacatATATATGAAAGATTTAATCAATATAAGATATATAGTTATACCAAAGCATATAATATTATCTAGTATAATTACTTATTGTCATCATTCGGTATGAATTAGAAGTCTATTCCACTAATTATTATATATTGATAATCCACTATGATATAATAAGCAAAGTCACTCACACATGATAATATTTCTCAATAATTTCATCTCTAATTCTATCACACAACGACTCCATATTAGTAGAAAACTTGCATTTCTAAAGGAATACGAGAAGGCTCATCTCCTTCCTCAATCTCTGAAGTAATGTCTCCATTAGTATAATAGTTGAATTCTTTATCGGTAGAAGAATATCGTCGGAGGAAATTATGTATAGCAATAGTAGTTGTAACAAGATGATTCTAAGTGTCAAACTTGAAAAATGGCATTGAGcgtaaaatataaataattttaaatgtataaaaaaacattattttcgtaaaaaaaatagttaagcatgtttaaattcaaattcaaaaagagtaactaattattaataaCACATAATggatagtttatttatttttaaatttaaatttaaaaataaactaaTTATTACCTAACCTAACTAATTTTCACCTAAATTGCCAAGTAACATATTGTGAGTGTGTCACTTGGCTTAATGTGGAggacttttcttctttttctagTAATATATAGATTATGCGATGCAATTGTAAATTTATTACCTATTTATAGGTAATTTTCACAAATTAGATTTGATAACTTTTTTAAAGATTCGGGAATTAATAGCTTATAATAGAAGAAATTATAAATGATTATTTGTAGGAACAGAAATAATCCAAAGAAGGGTGTAGATAATTTGCTTTAGtatagaaaaagaagaagataatttAGAAAGTTACAAGACAttacacaaagaaaaaaaaatcaaaaacaagaaaagtcaaaaagaatttggaaaattacaatatattcatatatatgatATCTCTAATTTTAAAAGAATGGTAGAAActagaaacaaaaaagaaaagaaaaaccttAAATTAGTAAGGGATAAttgaaaaatttaaatttatggtGATGATAGttttgtcttgaataaattaattttctgcttctgctttttGGAAGAAGCTataattttctgcttcttcccaaaagcagaaaaactgcttctgctGCTGGCCAAAAGTACTTCTCCGTCTTGGCCAAACAACTTAATTTGGCATCTGAGGCCTGTCAGAGTTATAATTTTTCATCTTCCATAATTTTAATCTAGTCAATTAGATTGTTTTCAAGTTAATTATTAGTTGCTCCTACTTTGTTTTATAAGCCACTTCACCTATATTTCACCATTCATTATTTTGCTTCTCTGAGCGAACTATGCTGTTGAGtattgaagttttgatgattaacaaagtatgACTAAATGTTCATAGAACCAGGTCCTCAACGCAGTTGTTTAATTATTCTAAAGAACCAGCTCTTCAGGAGAAAGGATCAACTCCTCATGTTGATACTTATACGTCTGTACAAGacagtaactttatctcaaagttacccagGCCCAAGTTTGGTGGAAGAAGGCTGCTATAAGTGATAAGAGTCGTTGCTCAAGAAAATACGGATAATTCAGTTAGAAACAAAAGTCCCAAAGCTTGTGGAATCTTTAGAGcagtaggagtcctatcaaagaGAAAGCTGACTATGAATAGGACTCCTAGAATATCTCAAGTTGAAGCGTTTTAAATATGATCGACTTTGGACATCTTAACTATCCTTTCACACATCAACTAAAGAGTCATAAGTCGTTTACTCGAGTCGAGTACTTGCATTGTATTCTTCCTGAATCAGTCTAGTGAATGTGTTTTAGaaaattgagttgtaatcaagtGTCACAAATAAttagtgagttggagtgagtattttgctttacaagttagagtaacttgtgaaTCACATAGGAGTAGTAGGAGTATCGGAGAGTATTTAATTACAGTCTTGTAATTGATACATTTTAGCTCATTGTTCTAGTATAGTTGGAATTAAAAATCCTAcgtggtaggtcgtgattttCGCACCTTTTGAGCTGGGTGATTTTCTACGTAGAAATTACTGTGTTCATTTTATTGCTCGTTTAAGGACACGATAAATAACCAAGTTCATTAGTAATCCATACGGGCACTCAAATTAATAATTGGTATCGGAGCATGTTCTCTCATTTACACGGCTAATACCTAGAGAGATCTTGGAAGCAAGATGAGTGCTCCATCTGGAATTAATGAAGGACAATTAACTACCATGCCACCCATATTCAATGGAAAATATTATAATTAATGAAAAGTAAGAATGGAAGACTTCCTGACAGCTGAATACTATGAACTATAGACAATAGTGAACTAAGGTCCTTTGATTCCTACTAAataaaatgcacaaaatgaaacAGTTCCTAAGGACCCATCCGAATTTGTGGCAGCATATTTcagaatgatggagaagaatgcaaagGCTAAGAAAATTCTTATCTGTAGACTTGATCCTGATGAGTACAATAGAATTTCTGTGTACCCTAATGTGAAGCAGATATATGGGATGCACACCAAAATGCTTATGAAGGAACAAACCAAATAAAGAGATCAAGGATTGAGCTACTCATGAGAAACTATGAGATTTTCTCCATGAAAGAGTCTGAGCCCATCCAGGATATGATGACTAGGTTCactataataattaataaactgAAATCACTTGGAAATGTATTTACCTCAGAAGAATTGGTTAGCAAAGTTCTAAGAATCCTTCCAGCTTCATGGGAATCAAAAGTCAGTGCAATCCAGGAAGCCAAGGAATTGGACAAAATCTCACTTGATGAGTTAGTTGAAAACTTAAAAACTAATGAAATGAGAAAGATAGAACTACGCAAGGAAGAACCAAAGAAGGATAAGGCCTTGGTTCTTATAGCGTTTGAGGATGATGAATAtgactatgatgatcctgatcTAGCAATGTTTGCCAAGTTCAAGAGGTTCATGAAGAACTCCAAAAGCGCATCCAAGAGAGAGACCGGTAGAAAGTCTAAGAAGATCGACAAAGCTAACTATGACGGGTGCTACAAGTATGGCAAGCTAGATCACATGGTCAAAGACTGCCCAATGTGGGAAATTGAGTGGAGGAAAGAACGAGCTGAAAAATAGAAACGGGAGAAGATGAGAAGAAAAGGGTTCCAACAAAGGAAAAATCCTAGGCAAAGGATTTACTGAAGCAATGAAGCAGGCATTCTTGGCAGCATATGAGGACAGTGAAAGTGATGAAGAGGAAGAAAAGGAGGATGAGGCTATAAGTCTCTATGCTGTGATTGATGAACACCAAGCTGTGAAGACAGAACCCCCAGTACAGCTTGGAATGCACATTGGAAGACCTCATTTGTTTGATGAACACCACTATGATGAATGGAAGATGCGTATGGAAACATTTCTTTATACTACTGACTTTGACCTATGGCTAATTGTTCTCCCAACCAAAATGGATAGTGAAGGTAACAAGTGCAACAAAAGAGAAGAGGAATATGACGAGGAAGATCATCAGCTAGTTCagaaaaatgctaaagcaaaGGACCTGCTCTATAGAAGCTTGTCTAGAAACACTaattttatgtattgtaattgatttctctaGCATTGGttgttgatattaagtcaattttggttagattcggaggCAAATTTTAGAGAAAAGaccccggttgagctttgatttacttgcggagcgaggtaagtattgggtctaaccttgatttgagggaactagaaacccttgagctatgtgttatgtgaattacatgtgtaacgGCATATATGCGAGATGacaagtgtatatacgccgtcaaaatagTTGTCTTCATGCTTTCCCGCATTTCATTAATTGTTTTATTCCATGTTTTACTATTGCATGCTTTAAATTGCTCTCtatgccttaacttgctacttgtcactTATTATTCTCGTATTGAAATGTTTGTTTCTTCCATGCTTCCGTGATTAATTGCTTCTTGCCTTAACTGTCTTACTTGTAGACTTTAACTGTCATATATTTGGCTTGTCTTGTTACTTTGTATTAGGTGTAGCATTTCTTATTTTGGTACGAGGTTCCTTTATGGATTTGATTTCATGATTCTTTAATCGGGAATCGAGTTGTTgaattgattacatttattgattttggttatggatcgagttgcacaccgcaatgggTGGAATAATGGAGGATTTATATCGATATAgtaggatcggattgcacgccgcaacggatttataTGTTATTTcgatatggtaaaataagggaggattatgatattaattctgattatatggtgggatagggttgcgcgccgcaacagattttatatgttattcttgataattgatatggtgaaataaggaagGATTGTATTTGTACggtgagatcgggttgcgcgccgcaacagattgtGTATTTTATATTCATTGTTGCATTGTGTTAGCTTTCAGTGTTTCCATACGAGGTTCTGAGGAACGATGTATTTGGTTTTACTGATTTCGAGGATTAAGTTTATTTTCATCAGTTAACTGCCTTATCTTTTATACGTTTCctttcttgttattattattattatactgcataCAAGTTATTGTatgtgacccgccttagcctcatcactatttcgtcgagattaggccctgcacttacagagtacatggggtcggttgtactcagactacactctacacttcttgtacaCATTTTAGAGTTGGTCCTAGCAGCGGTCAATAGATTACTCGGATTGATTTCccgacggagacttgaggtacaactgctcggcgttcgtagccctgaagtccccttctaccttattctagttgtttattttatttcagacaattttactttcattcagaccattatttgtattattctagtcgctcgtgcacttgtgacaccagttctgggattgtatctagatatcgcaattgttgtgattttctcacTCTATTTCAGTTATTTCAGTTCTTGGTTATTATTTAAATTGAATTGTTGAAAATGGCTAAAAAAACTATTCTACCGTTGGCtatcctagcaagtgaaatgttaggtgccatcacagtcTCGAGGGTGGGAATTTCTGTTCGTGACATTTAAGAACCAGGTTCTTGAGCTTATTTCTAAGAATGAGAAGTCTCCTGATATACATGGCAAAGTAAAAATGAGTGATATGCATGATAAACTTGAAAAGGAATTAAAAATTGCTAATAATATTCTTTGTGATGCTGAATGTAGAAATAAAGTCCTGCATTAAAACTTAGAAAAAGGTTAATTATGAACTCTATAGACTAAGAAAATGGCATAGATCTTGTGATGCCTTGAATTGGTTGAATGAAAACTGTAGCTCTAACAAATCTGGAATTGGCTACAAAAAACTTGTCCCTAAATTTGACCCAAAGTATGTAGGAATTTCTGATTATAACATGTGCATTCATTGTGGGAGAGTAGGACACTTTAGAGACAATTGTCCTACCTTAATTCATGCTCAGTTTAGAAGCACCTTTGGTATTGCTAAAAATGTGAAGAAGGAAAATGAGCTAAAGGTTAATCCTCATGTCCATACTAAGTGGATTAAGGTTAATAAGAAAATAGCTTCTAATCTTCTCCCCTTCTGGGCAAGAAGGGGTTTGATTCATCCTTTTTTCCAACAAAAAGGGACCCATGCTTGTATGGGTTCCCAAAACTAACTTGTGAATTTTAGTGCAGGCTAAGGTGAGAGGAAACAATCAGGACTGGTATCTAGACAGTGGATGCTCAAGACATATGACTGGAGAAAAGAAAATCTTCCTCTCACTAACAACCTTCCAAGGAGGGAGTGTGTCATTTGGAAATGGCAAAAAGGGCCAAATAGCAGGTATTTGCAAGGTTGGCAAGTCACTCTCTCATGCTATaaaagatgtgtattatgtggttCTTCAACACAATCTTCTTAGCATCTCTCAAATGTGCGACAAAATAAATGAGGTAAAATTTAATTCCAAAATTTGCACTGTCACTAAGCTTGATACTAATGAAATTGTGTTAAAGGGTAAGAGACATAACAATGTCTACAAGATATCGATTATGTCACTTCCCTAGAGTGAGCACACATGCTTGAGTGTAGTGGAAGATGATCCATTGCTGTGCCATAGAAGACTTAGACATGCCCGTCTCTCTCAACTCAACAAGTTGGCAGCAAAGGACTTGGTCCTTGGGCTATCTAAAGTTGAGTTCACCTCTGACAAAGTAAGTGGTACATGTGTTAGAGGAAAACATGTAAGGTCATCCTTTAAATCTTAAAAGTTTGTAAGTACTTCTAAACCTCTGGAACTCCTTCACATGAACCTATGGACCAATGAGAATATGGAGCAGAGGAGGTAAGAGGTATGTGTTTGTGATTGTTGAGGACTTCTCCAGGTATAGCTGTACTTTATTTTTGGGATCCAAAGATGAAACCTTTAATGTTTTATGTGTATTTTTCAGAATGATTAAACAAAACCTAGGGTGCAATGTATTAAGTATAAGAACTGATCATGGaactgaatttgaaaattcaaaattccTTGAGTTCTGTGGCTCAAATGGTATTGACCATAATTTCTCTGCAcctagaactccacaacaaaatagggttgtagaaagaaagaatagatccTTAGAAGACATGGGGAGGACCATGTTGATTGCTAGTGGACTGCCTAAGTgcttttgggctgaggcaatcaATACTGCTTGCTACCTGCTAAATAGATGCATGGTCAGACCCATTCTTGAGAAAACTTCTTATGAGTTACTTCGAGAAAGAAAACCCAACATCACTCACCTGAGAGCATTTGGGTGCAaatattttatgtataataatggGAAAGAAgctctaggtaagtttgatgaTAGAAGTGATGAGGGAATTTTCTTGGGTTACTCTCCACATAGTAAGGCCTATAAGgtttttaataaaagaactatgtgtgtgaaagaaaatattcatgttatttttgatgaatctAACAATTGGCTGAGAAATGTCTGTAGGATGAAGATTATGACATAAGATTCATTGGTGATGGAAATACAAAGGAATCTGAACCTCAGTATGAAGATGGATCTGAAAACTACAAGGAAATTGACAGTGATCAtgaggaacaagaagaagaaagaactacTCTAACAACTGGCAAGACTAATGAAGCCACACCTACTGAACCTACTCATTTGGGTCACTCCTCGGGTGAATCTTCTCTAGGTATATAGATCAGACCATGGAAGCATCAAAGCTCACACCCTCTTGATAATATCATCTCTGATCCAAATGCAGGGGGTGCAAACCAGGACTTCtctaagaaatctatgtgcactCACAACATTCCTCTCACAGGTTGAACCTAAGACCATTAAAGAAGCTCTAAAGTATCTAGACTGGATCATAGCCATGCAAGATGAGCTAAATCAGTTTGAGAGAAGCAAGGTCTGACACATGGTACAGAAACCCAAGAACAGAATTATCATAGGTACTAGATGGGTGTTCAAAAACAAGTTGGATGaataaggaaatatcacaaggaacAAGGCCAGACTGGTGGTTCAGGGATACAATCAAGAGGAGGACATTGACTATGATGAGACATTTGCACCTGTAGCTAGAATGAAAGCTATAAGAATCCTGATAGCCTTTGCTGCCCACATGGAGTTCACTTTATACCAGATGGATGTAAATAGTGCCTTTTTGAATGGTTACCTGAAAGAGGAAGTGTTTGTGAAGAGCGCAAAACACagacttaaatatgctcgctagtcgaatatagtatagaaaaatatcgtatccacatagATTGGATTTGAATagtgttttcgtagcttctagttttattgctatccaagatgatcgacaatttagatttgtgtgattaaaactaaaattaactaaaagtctaaactattggctaatgacaatcgcaacaagagtaagcaaagaaaatatcaatgggagaaaataggggttgattggataggtgcaagatacttgtctGGGGTTTAAATCTAGTCGATTCACTTATAAGGTtaaagtgagtctctcgaattcactcaattattagttca
It includes:
- the LOC138894476 gene encoding uncharacterized protein → MEKNAKAKKILIYIWDAHQNAYEGTNQIKRSRIELLMRNYEIFSMKESEPIQDMMTRFTIIINKLKSLGNVFTSEELVSKVLRILPASWESKVSAIQEAKELDKISLDELVENLKTNEMRKIELRKEEPKKDKALVLIAFEDDEYDYDDPDLAMFAKFKRFMKNSKSASKRETGRKSKKIDKANYDGCYKYGKLDHMVKDCPMWEIEWRKERAEK